From a single Vitis vinifera cultivar Pinot Noir 40024 chromosome 18, ASM3070453v1 genomic region:
- the LOC100245728 gene encoding laccase-15 encodes MSLIMKVFLLQILVFQLFGGGIHCQASTHRHTFVVREASYTRLCSTKDILTVNGQFPGPTIYAMKGETIIVDVYNRGKENLTIHWHGVNMPRYPWTDGPEYITQCPIQPGSKFSQKIILSSEEGTLWWHAHSDWTRATVHGAIIVYPKNETMYPFHKPNAEVLIILGQWWKIDVNAIRDEVLASGADANASDSLLINGQPGDLLPCSKSSTFKLMVDHGKTYLLRIINAALHEALFFSIAKHKMTVVGTDGSYTKPLTRDYITIFPGQTFDVLLEANQRPDHYYMAAITFSLAPAGRNIYDNTTTTAIVQYRGYYTPSSPPFLPHLPAYNDTNASIQVMASLRSLADAEHPCNVPLSTSTKLIYTVSLNSYPCVNDSCSGPNGTRSAASINNISFHTPTIDILEAYYYNISGVYEDKFPSIPPVVFDFTADYLPLLYQLPSTGTEVRVLEYNSTVEIVFQGTNLVGGAIHPMHLHGHSFYVVGWGFGNFDENRDPMRYNLVDPPHQNTISVPKNGWVAIRFEASNPGVWFMHCHIEDHLTWAMATAFIVKNGKHPKAQMLPPPSDMPPC; translated from the exons ATGTCGCTGATCATGAAGGTTTTCCTCTTACAAATTTTAGTATTTCAACTTTTTGGTGGTGGCATCCATTGCCAAGCTTCAACCCATCGGCATACTTTTGTG GTGAGGGAAGCTTCATATACAAGGCTTTGTAGCACCAAGGACATCTTAACAGTAAATGGACAATTTCCGGGACCAACTATATATGCTATGAAAGGAGAGACTATCATTGTTGACGTTTATAATAGGGGAAAAGAAAATCTCACCATTCATTG GCATGGGGTGAACATGCCTAGATATCCATGGACAGATGGTCCCGAGTATATCACACAATGCCCAATTCAGCCAGGGTCAAAGTTTAGTCAGAAAATCATCCTTTCCTCCGAGGAAGGCACTTTATGGTGGCATGCTCACAGTGATTGGACCCGAGCCACCGTTCATGGAGCTATAATTGTTTATCCCAAGAATGAAACCATGTATCCTTTTCATAAACCTAATGCAGAAGTTCTCATCATATTAG GACAATGGTGGAAGATTGATGTGAATGCGATTCGAGATGAAGTGCTTGCAAGTGGAGCTGACGCCAATGCCTCTGATTCTTTATTGATAAATGGACAACCCGGTGATCTACTTCCATGCTCAAAATCAA GCACATTCAAGCTAATGGTGGATCATGGAAAGACCTATCTACTTCGTATAATCAATGCTGCCTTGCACGAGGCTCTCTTCTTCTCTATTGCCAAGCATAAAATGACAGTGGTTGGAACAGATGGTAGCTACACGAAACCATTGACACGAGATTATATCACAATATTTCCTGGACAAACCTTCGATGTCTTACTAGAAGCTAACCAACGCCCGGATCACTATTACATGGCGGCTATAACTTTTTCCCTTGCCCCAGCAGGTCGTAATATTTATGATAACACAACCACCACAGCTATTGTACAGTACAGGGGATATTACACTCCATCTTCACCTCCCTTCTTGCCTCATTTACCTgcatacaatgacacaaatgcaTCAATTCAGGTCATGGCCAGCCTCCGAAGCTTAGCAGATGCGGAACATCCTTGCAATGTCCCATTAAGCACGAGCACTAAACTGATTTACACTGTTTCTTTAAACTCGTACCCATGCGTCAATGATTCATGTTCAGGGCCAAATGGGACGCGGTCTGCCGCAAGTATAAACAACATAAGCTTTCATACCCCTACAATTGACATACTGGAAGCTTACTATTATAACATCAGTGGTGTATATGAAGATAAATTTCCTAGCATTCCACCAGTGGTGTTTGATTTTACAGCCGATTATCTTCCATTACTCTATCAGTTGCCGAGCACCGGAACAGAAGTAAGGGTACTCGAGTATAACTCCACAGTGGAGATTGTTTTTCAAGGGACAAACTTGGTCGGAGGGGCAATCCACCccatgcatctccatggacacaGTTTCTATGTTGTTGGATGGGGATTTGGGAATTTCGATGAAAATAGGGATCCTATGCGCTACAATCTGGTGGATCCTCCCCATCAAAATACCATCTCTGTTCCTAAGAATGGTTGGGTTGCAATCAGATTCGAGGCCTCCAACCCTG GAGTGTGGTTCATGCACTGCCATATAGAAGACCATTTGACTTGGGCCATGGCAACTGCGTTCATAGTGAAAAATGGTAAACACCCAAAAGCTCAAATGCTGCCTCCTCCATCCGACATGCCACCATGTTGA